ATGGCCTTGTCCCAGGTGCCGCAGACCCACCCGGCGTCCTCCATCGACGTGAAGCAGGTGAGCGACGCCATCGCTCTGGCCGAGGTGTGGCTGGACGGCGCCACGTCGCTGCCGGCCGGCGTGCGGCATTCGACCGCCTGGACCCCGAAGCAGTGGATCGAGGCGACGATGCCGATGTGGGAGAAACTGTGCTCCCCCATCGCCGACCGGGTGTCCTCGGCCTGGCTGGAGAACCTGCCCGAGCAGGCTCGCGAACAGGCCGGCCCGCTGCTGGCGATGATGGGCTCGATGGGCGGCATGGCGTTCGGGTCGCAACTGGGCCAGGGTTTGGCCCAGCTGGCGGTCGAGGTTCTCACGTCGACCGACATCGGTCTGCCGCTCGGCCCCGAGGGCACGGCGGCGCTGCTGCCCTTGGCCGTCTCCGAGTTCGGCAAGGGCCTCGACCTCCCGGAGGATCAGGTCCGCCTCTACCTCGCCGCGCGCGAAGCCGCTCATCACCGGTTGTACGCCGGGGTGCCGTGGCTCAGGGATCGCGTGATGACGCTCATCGCGAACTTCGCTGGGGCCATCTCGATCGATTTCTCCGCGGTCGAGGACCTGGCCGCCACCATGGACATGTCGAACCCGGCCGGCATCGAGGCCGCGCTGAGCAGCGGCATGTTCGAGCCGAAGGTGACCGAGAGCCAGCAGGCCGCCATGGCCAGCCTGGAGACGGTGCTGGCGTTGGTCGAGGGCTGGGTCGACACGGTCGTCGCCGACGCCGTCGGCGACCGCCTCCCGGGCGCGGCGGCCCTGCAGGAGACGCTGCGTCGGCGGCGGGCCACCGGTGGCCCCGCGGAGCAGACCTTCGCCACCCTGATCGGGCTGGAGCTCCGACCCCGCCGGCTGCGCGCGGCCGCCGACCTGTGGCGAGCGCTGGAGGACTCCCGCGGAGTCGACGCGCGCGATGCCCTGTGGTCGCACCCTGACCTGCTGCCGTCGAGCGCGGACTTGGACGATCCGAAGGGATTCGTCGAGCGGGACAAGCAATTCGCCGATCTGCTGTCCGGTCTCGAGGACATCGACACCAGCGAACTGGACGGACCCGGCGACGAACCGCAGGACAAGCCCAAAGAGGTCTGAGACCACCTCACCGAACGCAATGCCGCCCCACCTCCGAACCGGGGGTGGGGCGGCCTTTTTTCGGTGCGTCAGACGGCGCTGGACGGCTGCCAGAGATTGATTCCCGACTCGACGGCGTGGCGATTGATCAGTTCCAGCTCTTCGGGAGCGAAGGCCGGGCCGTCGACGGCGCCGATGTTGTCCTCCAACTGCTGTACCGATGACGCCCCGACCAGCACGGACGTCACCCGGCTGTCGCGCAGCGCCCAGGCCAGTGCCATCTGGGCCAGGCTCTGGCCCCGCCCGGAGGCGATCTCGGCCAACGCCCGGATGTGGTGCAGCGCGGTGTCGGTGAGCAGGTCCTTGGACAGCGAGCCCGGCCGCGACGCCCGTGAGCCCTCCGGCACCCCGCCGAGATAGCGGTCGGTGAGCATGCCCTGGGCCAGCGGCGAGAATGCGATGCAGCCGACGCCGGTCTCGGCCAGGGTGTCCAGCAGGCCGTCCTCGATCCACCGGTTGAACATCGAGTACGACGGCTGGTGGATCAGCAGGGGCGTACCCATGTCGGCCAGGATCGCGGCGGCCCGCCGGGTCCGTTCCGGCGAGTACGAAGAGATCCCCGCGTACAGGGCCCGGCCCGACGTGACCGCGGTGTGCAGGGCACCCATGGTCTCCTCCAGCGGCGTGTCGGGGTCGGCCCGGTGGGAGTAGAAGATGTCGACGTAGTCCAGGCCCATCCGGGCCAAGGACTGGTCGAGCGAGGCGAGCAGGTACTTGCGGGACCCGAAGTTCCCGTAGGGACCCGGCCACATGTCGTAGCCGGCCTTGGTGGAGATCACCAGTTCGTCGCGGTAGGGCCGGAAATCGTCGGCCAGGTGACGACCGAAATTCGTCTCGGCACTGCCGTAGGGCGGACCGTAGTTGTTGGCCAGGTCGAAGTGATTGACGCCGAGATCGAAGGCGCGGCGCAGGATCTCCCGCTGCGTGGCGAACGAACTGGTATCGCCGAAGTTCTGCCAGAGACCGAGCGAAACGCTCGGCAGAACCAGGCCGCTGTGGCCCACTCGGCGATATGGTTGGCGGTCGTAACGGGCATCTGCGGCCGTGAAAGTCATGCCCTCATGGTCGCATCACGTCGGTTGGCGCACCCCGTCACCCCCCGGAAAGGCGTGGTCGATTTGTCGCCTTTCTCGCCCCGCCCGGTCGCGGAGCGTTCGCCCTGGCGGTCCCCGACGATGCTGACGCGTCCCTGGAATACCCGGCAGACCGCCGACCTGCGGGTACGGTTGGCCACGGTTCCGGGTCGCTGATCCGGGTTGACATGTCCGACCGGCGGCACAGCCGCCCGGCGGCCTGATGAGAGGAACAAGGCTGATGGCCGACACCTACAACGGCTACTGCGTGAAGTGCAAGGAGAAGCGGGACTTCGAAGGTGAGGTCCACGAGACCAACGGGCGTCGCATGGCCAAGGGCACCTGCCCGGTCTGTGGCACCAAGATGAACCGGATCCTCGGCAAGGCCTGATCGGCAGGGTGACGCCGGGCCGCGGCGCGGCCCGGCGTCGTTCGGCGCGGGCTCGCCACCGCCGGCCACCCGGTCCCGGCCTGTGGACAACGCCGTCGCGGCGGCCGCGCTGCATGCGACGCTGATCGCATGCGGGTGGGCGTGCGTGAAGAGGGGCCGGGGTGAGTGTCCCCACGTCGCGCGCGATCGATCTGACCGGCGTCTACACCATGATCAGCGGCCTGCCGGTTCTTCACCGCGATCCGGACAGCGTTCAGATCGGCAGCGAACCGCCCCACTGCCTGGTGCTGCACCACGCGCCACCGGAAGCCGCTTCGATCCTGCGGCGCCTGAACGGAACCGCACCGGTCGGGGCGGTCCTGCGCGATCACGACGCGGACCCCGTGCCGTGGCGCGAGGTGCTGAGTCAGTTGCTGGACGCCCATCTGCTCGTCCCGGCCCACCAGTGGAGGTTCTCCGGGGTGACGGCCGGCGCGTTCCTGGAACCCGAGCGCGACAGCCTGGTGCACCCGTTCGGTATCCCGGCCGCCCGCCGGGCGTTGCAGGCCCGCCAGGACGCGATCGTGGTGGTCCGCGGAACCGGGCGGGTCGCCACCGCCGTCGCCACCTCACTGGCCGCGGCCGGTGTCGGGCATGTGCACCAGCAGCCGGACCGCGCGCTGCGCCTGGCCGACCTGGCCGACCTGGCCGCCGGCACCGCGACGACCGGACCGAGGGACGGCCGCATCGGGTCCCCGACGGCCGGCGACACCGCGATCCTGGCCGCCAACCTGCGGCGATCGGCGCCCGGCGTCCGGGTCAACGCACCGGCTCCGCACCATCGCCTGACGTTGGTCGTGCTGGCCGGTGACGGGCCCCCCTCCCCCTCGTTGGCCGCTGAACTCACCGCGTCCCGACTTCCGCACCTGGCGGTGACGGCCGGGCTGACCACCGCGGCCGTCGGACCATTCGTCCTCCCCGGCCGATCGAGCTGCCTGGCCTGTGTCCTGCGCCGCCGGTCCGAGATCGACCACTTCCGCGGCACCCTCGAGGAGGAGCTCCGGCACGAGATCCGGGTCCCGGCGATCCAACTGGCCGCGGCCGCCGCATCGATCGCCGCGGCCGACGCGTTGTCGCACATCGACGGGACGACGAAGCCGGCCACGCTGGACGGGACCATCGAATGGATGCTGGGCGATCTGGCGCCCCGACGCCGTTCCTGGGAGGTGCACCCGGACTGCGGATGCTCCGCCTGAGCAGTCCGCCAACCGTCCACCAAGGGGTCGGCGTCGACCCCAACGGTGGTTCTTGGCCCGATTCGGCGTCATATCGAGCCCACCGGCACGATTCCGGCCGAGCCCACGCGCGCGTCAGACACAATGGGACGGTGTCCGAAATCCCCCGTGGTGCCCTGAACCGAACCGCCCGCCTGGCGAGCCTGCCCCTGTCCGCGGCGGGACGGGTCACCCTGGGCTGGGGGCAGCGGTTGATCGGACGCGACCGGGACGATGTCTCGGCCGAGATCCAGCGCCGGACGGCCGAGCAGGTCTTCGAGGTGCTGGGCACGCTCAAGGGCGGCGCGATGAAGTTCGGGCAGGCGTTGAGCGTCTACGAAGCCGGGATCCCCGACGAGTACGCCGAGCCCTACCGGGAGGCGCTGGCGAAGCTGCAGAACGCCGCGCCGGCCATGCCCGCCTCCACCGTCCGCCGGTTGATGGCCGAGCAACTCGGCACCGGGTGGCGTGATCGCTTCCTCCAGTTCGACGAGGAGGCCGCCGCCGCGGCGAGCATCGGGCAGGTGCACCGGGCGACCTGGCACGACGGCCGCGAGGTGGCGGTGAAGCTCCAGTACCCGGGCGCGGCGGCCGCCCTCAAGGCCGACATGGATCAGCTCAACCGCCTCGCCCCGGTATTCGGGTTGATGGTGCCCGGGATGCAGATGCGCCCGCTGCTGGCCGAGATCCGTGAGCGCGTGATGGAAGAATTGGACTACGCCGCCGAGGCGGCGAACCAGCGGGCGTTCGCCCGTGGGTTCGCCGACGACCCCGACTTCCTCGTCCCGAAGGTGCTGGCCAGTGCACCCAAGGTGATCGTGTCCGAATGGGTCGACGGAACGGGCCTCGGCAAGATCATCACCTCGGGCACGGTCGAGCAACGCAACCGGGCCGGGCTGCTGCTGACCCTGCTGCACTTCTCCGCTCCGGAGCGGGTGGGTCTGCTCCACGCCGACCCGCATCCGGGCAACTATCTGCTCACCGCCGACGGCCGGATGGGCGTCATCGACTTCGGCTCCATCGCGCGGCTGCCGGGCGGCTCACCGCCCATCATCGGGAAGCTGTCGCGACTGGCCCTGGACGGCAACGCGGACGACGTCCTGGCCGGGCTGCGGGCCGAGGGTTTCATTCTGGACGGCTTCGACCCCGATCCGGAGGCGCTGCTGGACTACCTGGCTCCGTTCGCCGAGCCGTTGCGGCACAAGACTTTCCATTTCTCGCGCAAGTGGATGCAAGCCCAGGCCGCGCGCATGTCGAACCTGTCGAGCGAAGAGGCCAAACTGGCCCGGCACATCAACCTGCCGCCGTCCTACCTGATGATCCACCGCGTCACCTTCGGCTCGATCGGCGTGCTGTGCCAACTCGACGCCACCGCACCGTTCCGCGCCATCGTCGCCCAGTGGCAGCCCGGTTTCGACGACGAGGACGACCTGGACGAGGGCGCCGCGACCGATACGGAGTAGGCGATCTACCACCATTCCTGATTCAGCTTGGCCTCGACCGATCTGAGGTTCTCGCGTGCGCAGCGATCGCAGAACCACACGCCGCCGCGACGCCGATCCATCTCGAACATCCAGCTGAGCGGCGGGCCGGCCGCGGTGGTTCCGCACCGGGCGCACGCCGTGACGGGCAGATCCGGGTCGGGTGTCGTCGAGTCGGGCACGGCCATCGGCGAAGAATACCCACCGGAAATGCAGAGGCCACAAAACGGCCGAGAGGTCGCATGCGGCGACTTCTCGGCCGTTCCGTGGAAACGATGTACTCCCGTGCCGTCAGGAGCTGCGGTGGCGGCTCTGACGATCGCGGGTACGCAGTCGGTCGGCCGCTCGGCTGAGCTCGGCGTCCCGCTGCGTCCGACGCATTCGGTCGCGCACCAGATTTTCGATCATGAGATTCATTTTGAGCACCTTAGAAAGGGGTCCGGCTGTTTCCGGCCGGACAGAAGCGTTGCGAGACAGGTGATCCCGCGCACAGATGGGGTCAGTGATGGTCATGCGGCGACCTTGCGCGGCCGGCCCCGGGGCCGCTTGCGGGCGATGACGACGCCCTGGTCGAAGATCTCGCCACCCCAGACTCCCCAGGGTTCGGCGCGCTCCAGCGCGGCCGCCAGACAGGCCGCCCGCGCCGGGCAATCGGCGCAGAGGGCCTTCGCCCGTTCCAGGTCGTCGGGGCGCTCGGCGAAGAACAGGTCCGGATCGCCGGTGTGACACGGCAGTCCTTCACCGAGAGTCGGATCGACGAGCGGGTCCGATTCGTGGTCGAGAAGCAGGCTGATCAAGGTTCTCTCACCTCCGGGTTGAGAAGAGTTGTGTGTTCGAGGCCGGATGGCCCCACACAGATCTGGGGGTCGGCATCGGCCGGGATACACAACGGCCGCGGAATGCGACCCTGAAGGTCGGATTCCGCGGCCGGAGGCGAGCGTTGAGCTGGATTCTACCTCAGCTGCTCATCCCCGGCCGGACGCAGAGTGCCCTCCGGCGTAGCCGACGGGTGTCCCGCGAAATCCGGGACGCCGACGACACGCATGCGGGCAACGCCGCTGTCCGCGACAGCGGCGGTACCGAACTGGTTCTGGATGTAGTCATTCACGGTCCGGCACCTCCTTCTGTAGCGGTCTCGTCCCGGGCGGGGAGAGGCGGTTCAACTGGGAACGAGGACGACCATATGCGCCCCTACACCGGCCGCGCAACCGATTAAACAAGAACTTCTGAGATTTCTTTCGGCCCCGCCCAGCCGTCGCCGAAGAACCTGCGCCGAGCCGGTGGAGTCAGCGCGTGGCGGAGACGATGCCGATCACGTCGGCGCCGTAGGCGTCCAGCTTCGTCCGCCCGATCCCCGGAATGGCCAGCAGCGCAGCATCATCGGTGGGACGTCGTTCGGCGATGGCCAGCAACGTGGCGTCGGAGAAGACCACGTAGGCCGGCACCGACGCCTGGCTGGAGGTCGTCTTCCGCCAGTCGCGCAGGGCGTCGACCAATTCCGGGTCGGCGGTCGACGGACAGTTGTCGCACCGGCCGATCTTGAGTTCCGCGGGTGTGCTCAGCGGTCCGCCGCACATCCGGCAACGCCCGGCCGGGCGGTTGCGGGAGACCGGGGCCGACTCGGGGGCGAGGCCGGTCAGGAACCGGCTCCGCTTGCGTCCGCGCCGGCCGCCCTCGGTCCGGGACAGGGCCCAGGAAATGGCCAGACGCGTCCGGGCCCTGGTCACTCCGACGTAGAACAGCCGCCGTTCCTCCTCGACCTCGTCCGGGGTCTCGGCGTGCTGGATGGGCAAGGTTCCGTCGGTCAGCCCGACCAGGAACACGGCGTCCCACTCCAGACCTTTGGCGGCGTGCAGCGACGCCAGGGTCACTCCTTCGACAGTCGGTGCGTGCTGGGCATCCGAGCGTTGGTCCAGCTCGGCGACCAGGGTGGCCAGGGTGGCGTCCGGCGTGGCGTCGGCCAGTTCCTCGGCCACCCCGACCAGGGCCAGCAGCGAATCCCACTGATCGCGCAGGGCGCCCGCCGGTGGCGGTTCCTCGGTCAGACCGACCGGGTTGAGCAGCTGACGCACGGCCGGGACCAGCGGGACGTCCACGTTCAGGTTGGCCCCCTGGCGTAGCGCGATGATCGCCTTGCGCACCTCGGGACGGGCGAAGAACCGCTCGCCGCCGCGGATCACGTAGGGCACCGACGCGTCGGAGAGCGCCTTCTCGTAGACCTCCGACTGGGCGTTGATGCGGTAGAGAATGGCGATGCCCGACGGCGGCGTGCCGCCCTGGATCAGGATCGATGCCTTCTGGGCGACGGCTCTGGCCTCGGCCGGTTCGTCCGGGTACTCGTCGAACGACGCGGCCGGACCGTCGGGCAGTACGGCGACCAGTTTCAGGCGGAGCCGCGCCGCCTTGCCCTGCGCGCCGGCGATGATGCGGTTGGCCAACGTCACCACCTGCGGGGTGGAACGGTAGTCACGCTCCAGCCGGACAACGGTGGCGTGCGGGTATCGACGATCGAAGTCCAGCAGGTTGGCCGGGGAGGCCCCGGCGAAGGAGTAGATGGTCTGGTTCGCGTCGCCGACCACGGTGAGCTGGTCGCGGCCACCGAGCCAGGCGTCGAGCATCCGCTGCTGCAGCGGCGTCACGTCCTGGTACTCGTCGACGACGAAACAGCGGTAGCGCGACCGGAACTCGCGGGCCACGTCCTCGTCGGATTCCAGAATGGCGCAGGTCTGCAGCAACAGGTCGTCGAAATCCAGCTGTTCGGCCTCGTTCTTGGCCCGTTCGTAACCGCCGAACACCTTCACCACGGTGGCCGCCGCCACCGGCGTGTCCCGGTGGTGCCGGGCCACGGCCGCCAGATAGTCGTCGGGGCCGATGAGCGAGGCCTTGGCCCACTCGATCTCACTGGCCAGGTCCCGCAGGGTGGCCGCGTCGGTGCCGGCGCCGGCCCGCTTGGCGGCCATCGCCACCAGGCGCAGCTTGTGCTCGAGCACGGGCCACAACTGGCCGCCGACGGCCTTGGGCCAGAAGTACTTGAGTTGTTTGAGAGCGGCCGAGTGGAACGTCCGCGCCTGCACCCCCGGCACGCCGAGATTGCGCAGCCGGAGCCGCATCTCGCCGGCCGCCCGGGTGGTGAAGGTGACGGCCAGGATCTCGCTGACCGGATGGGAGCCGTCCTGCACCAGGTGGGCGATGCGATGGGTAATCGTCCTGGTCTTGCCGGTGCCGGCCCCGGCGAGAACGCAGACCGGCCCGCTGGGGGCGAGCACGGCGGCTCGTTGCCCGTCGTCGAGCCCGGCCAGCAGATCCACTGTCACTCATCCATTTTCGCACGGGTGTACGACGTGAGGAAATCCTCCGCGCCGGATGTGGACAATTTCTCTCCGCTGCGTGGGGATCGATCAGTCGAGCGCCGCCCAGCCCTCCACCATGCGCCGGGCGATCGAGATGCCAGGAGGCAGGATGAAGCCGTCCGAGCTACCGCCGTTCGCCAGCATCCGCCGGACCGTGGCCCGATCGACCCAGTGCGCCGCCTCGATCTCGTCGACCCGCGGATTCAGGGCCGCGCCGACCTCGGCCCGCGCCGCGAATCCGACCATCAGCGACCGGGGGAACGGCCAGGGCTGAGATCCGAGGTAGCCGATATCGGTGACGGTGACGCCGATCTCTTCCCCGATCTCCCGGGTGACCGTGCCCTCCAGCGACTCCCCCGCCTCGGTGAAACCGGCCAGCACGGAGACCCGCCCCGGTGGCCAGCTGGGCTGGCGGGCCAGCACCATGCGATCGGCCCCGTCGTGCACCAGCACGATGACGGCCGGGTCGGTGCGCGGGAACTCCTGGTGCCCGTTCGAGCAGATCCGCGACCAGCCGGCCGTCTCGGGAGCGCTGGGTTCTCCGCAGCGCGGGCAGAAACCCCCGGCCCGGTGCCAGTTCAGGACGGCCACGGCCGCCGTCATCAGGCCGGCGTCGGTGTCCGAGAGCAGCCCACCGACCTCCCGAAGGGTCGACGGATCGGGCTGACCGGCGAACGACCAGAGTTCCCCGCCGACCGACACCTCGCCGGCGACGGCCCAGTAGTCGACCGGCCCGGATTCGGGGTCGGCGACCGTCCCCAGCAGGACCGCCTCGGCCGGGGGCACGTCCCCGAAATCGGTCGCCGGGCGGTGGTCAAGGGCCACCCGGCCGTCGACCTCACGGATCGGCGTACGCCCGTTCTCGTCCATGGTGATCATCCGGGCCTGCGGCCAGGCGGCCACCGTACGGGCCGGGTCTCGCAGGTCCTCCGAGCGATCGGCCGACGCCCGTGACAGCACCGGCATGGCGATCGGGAATCCGTGGGTACCGCCGGCCAGTACAGGTTCGGTCCTCACAGCTCCACGCCGCCGAGAGCGGTCAACGACGAACCGATCACCTCGAGGTCACCGACCACCACGCCGGTGTAACCGGTCGGCGCGAGCAGCGTTCCGGCCACCCGCGTCACGTCGTCGACGGTAACCGCCGACAACCGCGCCGGATGTTCCCTGACCCAGTCGACGTCGAGGCCCAGACCGGCCAGGGAGGACAACGTCGACGCGTAGCCGGCCTGGGTGGCCAGGGAGGTCGCCAGGGTGCCGAGCGCGTAGTTGCGGGCCGATTCGACCTCCTTCGGCTCCGGCGGGTTCAGGGCCAGCCGGCCCAGTTCGTACCGCGCCTCGAGCAGCGCCGCCGCCGTCGACGGGGTGGTGGTGTCGAAGCTGACCGTCACGGCGGCCCGGGCCGGCCAGAACTCGAAGCTGGAATGTGCGCTGTAGGTGTAACCCTTGTCCTCGCGGATGTTCTCGACCAGCCGGGAGGAGAAGTACCCGCCGTAGATCAGGTTGGCCAGCTGGCCCGCCGCGTAGTCCGGATCGGTCCGTTCCAGGGCCGCCGCCGAGAGCCGGACCTGGGACTGGACGGCCCCGTCGCGGTGGAAGGCCTTGACCGCTCCTCCGACGACGGCGTGCGGGCTGGACAGCGGCTGCGCCGTACCGGGAGCGCTCCATCGGCTCAGTGCCACCTCGACCAGCGTCAGTGCCCGATCGGGCTCGATGTCGCCCACCAGCACCAGGGTGGAGCCGGCCGGTAGCAGGGCCTTCTGCTGGAGCGAACGCAACGCGGCGACTCCGACGGTGGCCACCACGGCCGGGTCGGGCATTTCCCGGGTGGCCGGGTGGTTCCCGAAGCGGCGGGTCTGCAGGTGGGCCCGGGCCACGACCGACGGCTGGCTGGCCGCGATGGCCAGGTGTTCGACCAGACGGTCGCGTTCGCCGAGGACGTCGTGCCGGCGAAAGGCCGGCTCCACCAATGACTCGGCGAGGACGTCGAGCAACACCGGCAGTCCGGTCGACAGCACCGAACCGGTCACCGCGAGGCGCTGCGGGTCGACCGAGCAATCGAGATGCCCCCCGACCACGGCCAGCTCGGCGTCCACCTGCTCCCGCGTCCGGGAACCGGTGCCCAGCAACAGAGTCGCGGCCAGCACCTCGGCGCGTGCACTGTGCGCGGCGGTGCTCCCGCCGAACGGGACCCGCAACCGCACCTCGACCAGCGGTGTGCCGGGCTTGCGGACGGCGATCACCCGCAGCCCGTTGTCGATCGTCCTGGTCAACAGCTCCGGGTGCGATGCCGTCCTGGCGGTGGAGAGTTCGGGCACCGGCCGCGGGCCGACGGAGGTCACCGCAATCTGTTCCGCGGTCCGGCCCGCCACGAATGCCGGCGTGGCTCCGCCCTTCTTCTTCGACCCTCCGGGGGTGCCGGTGGATGCCGCCGCCTTCTTGCCCGAGGTGGCCGAGGTGGCGCCCTTCTTGCCGGTCTTGGTCTTGTTGCTCACGGACTTGCCGGCTCCCGACTTGGTGGAATTCTGCTTGTGCGTGGCCTTCTTCGTTTCGGCCATCATTCGCCGGCCGCGGGGGTGATGGTCAGCACGGCGCCGACGGCCGGGTCGAGAGACTTCGCCGCGGAGGCGATCTCCTCGACGGAGATCTGCGCCATGATGCCCGGGATCTCGCCGAGCAACTCGGCCCGCCCGTGCAGCAACTCGAGTGAGCCGATGGAGCGGGTGCGGGCGCTGATGCTGTCGTTCTCGCGGTACAGCCCGGCGGTGAACCGGGCGATCGCGCTCGCACGTTCCCGTTCCGTCGGCCCGGTGTCGGCCAGCAGGGCGATCTGGGCCGCGGCGGCCTCGATGACGCGGTCGGCCGGCACCTCGGCCGCATGGACAGCGCCGAGTACGAAGACGTCCGGATCCCGGGCGTCGAGGGGTCCGCCCATCAGGCCGGGGCCGGCCCAGATCTCGGTGGCCAGACCCGCTTCGGCGATCACGGCCGACTGCAGACGGGACGACTCCCCTTCCGAGAGGACCTGGCCGAGCAACACGTGGGCGAGGTAACCGGGGAGGTCGGCCACCGGATCGGGAAGGCGCCAGCCGACCGCGAAGGCCGGCGCCGGGGCCAGCCGGTCGATCTTCTCGGCCCGACGGCCGGTGGTCGGCCACGGCTCGGCGAAGGACGGGCGCACCGGGGCCGGACGGTACGGGACGTCGTCGAAGTGGCGGTGGATCAGATCGGTGGCGCGCGGCACCTCGAAGTCACCGCAGACGGTGAGTACGGCGTTGGCCGGGGTGTAGAAGCGCTCGAAGAAGTCGGCGCAGTCCTCCACGGTGGCCGCGTTGAGGTCGACGAAGTCGCCGTAACCGTTGTGCGCGTTGGCGAACGTGTCGAACAGCACCGGCGGCAGGTCGATCCAGGGGAATCCACCGTACGGCCGGTTCAGGACGTTGAGCCGGATCTCCTCGCTGACCACGTCGACCTGATTGGCCAGGTTCTCGGCGGTGATCCGCGGGGCCCGCATGCGATCGGCCTCCAGGAACAGGCCGCGCTCCAGCGCGGCCGCCGGGAGCACTTCGAAGTAGTCGGTGTAGTCGGTGTGGGTCGACCCGTTGAAGATTCCACCTGACGACTGGACCAGGCGGAAGTGCTCGAGCTTGGGCAGGGACTCGCTGCCCTGGAACATCAGGTGCTCGAACAGGTGCGCGAAACCGGTGCGGCCCTTGGGCTCGGACCGGAACCCGACGTCGTAGTGGACGGCCACACCGACGACTCCGCTGCTGGTGTCGGGGGCGAGCACCACTCGCAGACCATTGGCCAAGGTGAACCGTCGGACGGGGTAGTCGGCGCCGGGAACGATTCCGGCGGCCGGGGTCGCCGTCCGGACCTTGGACTTCTTCGCCGGCGGACGACGTGGGGCGCTCTTCGCGGTTGGACTCACGCCAACCACCCTAACGACGCGAACGGCGGCGGCGGGGCCGGGTGCTTGCGCCGGTGGCGTAACGGCACCGGTCACCGGTCCGGCGGCTCGACCCCGTGGTGCGTGAACAGGTCCTCGTCCACCGCGATCTCGCTGGGACGGAAGGGCTGGACGGTCGCACCGGGGAAGCCCGGCATCGCGACCCTGGACGTCACATCGGGGTTGTCCGCCGGTTCGGTGCTCGCTGCCGGCGGCGCCGGTGCCGACGTTGCCGCCGCCGGCCGGGGGGTCCAACCGGCCGGGGGCGGGTCGACGGCGGGCGTGCTCGCCCCGGCCCGGAGCTGCGCCACCGTCACGCGCGCGGGGGAACCGGCGTGCCGAGAGGCGCGTCGCTCCACGAGCAGGGTGACGGTGGCGATCACGGCCAGCAGCCCGGCGGCCAGGATGGCGATGGGCAGCCATCGGCCGGCTGGATCGGCATGCGCGACGGTGGTGCCGGACAGCCGCGCCTGGTCGGGATGGCCCTGCAGGTACTGCACGGCCACCCGTTCGCCGACCCGGTGCCCGCAGGCGGACACCGAACTGCGGACCGGCGGGGTCACGGCGAGTTCGACGACCGTGTTGCCCGCACCGGACGCGCAGGACGGGGACGACATCACCACGGCGTAGGCGTCGACCGGGTCGGCGTCGATCGGATCGGTGACCGAACGGACCGACCACAGCCAGATCCCGAAGCCGACCGCGGCGACCACCAGCAGCCCGGCGGCGACGAGCGGGACCGGCAACCGGACCATGCGGCCGCCGCCACGCCTGTCCTTCTGACCGGCCCCATGTCTGCCCACCCGCGGATCATGGCACACCCGGCGGTGCGTCGGG
This window of the Nakamurella panacisegetis genome carries:
- the nudC gene encoding NAD(+) diphosphatase, encoding MPVLSRASADRSEDLRDPARTVAAWPQARMITMDENGRTPIREVDGRVALDHRPATDFGDVPPAEAVLLGTVADPESGPVDYWAVAGEVSVGGELWSFAGQPDPSTLREVGGLLSDTDAGLMTAAVAVLNWHRAGGFCPRCGEPSAPETAGWSRICSNGHQEFPRTDPAVIVLVHDGADRMVLARQPSWPPGRVSVLAGFTEAGESLEGTVTREIGEEIGVTVTDIGYLGSQPWPFPRSLMVGFAARAEVGAALNPRVDEIEAAHWVDRATVRRMLANGGSSDGFILPPGISIARRMVEGWAALD
- a CDS encoding M16 family metallopeptidase, which translates into the protein MAETKKATHKQNSTKSGAGKSVSNKTKTGKKGATSATSGKKAAASTGTPGGSKKKGGATPAFVAGRTAEQIAVTSVGPRPVPELSTARTASHPELLTRTIDNGLRVIAVRKPGTPLVEVRLRVPFGGSTAAHSARAEVLAATLLLGTGSRTREQVDAELAVVGGHLDCSVDPQRLAVTGSVLSTGLPVLLDVLAESLVEPAFRRHDVLGERDRLVEHLAIAASQPSVVARAHLQTRRFGNHPATREMPDPAVVATVGVAALRSLQQKALLPAGSTLVLVGDIEPDRALTLVEVALSRWSAPGTAQPLSSPHAVVGGAVKAFHRDGAVQSQVRLSAAALERTDPDYAAGQLANLIYGGYFSSRLVENIREDKGYTYSAHSSFEFWPARAAVTVSFDTTTPSTAAALLEARYELGRLALNPPEPKEVESARNYALGTLATSLATQAGYASTLSSLAGLGLDVDWVREHPARLSAVTVDDVTRVAGTLLAPTGYTGVVVGDLEVIGSSLTALGGVEL
- a CDS encoding M16 family metallopeptidase, which translates into the protein MVPGADYPVRRFTLANGLRVVLAPDTSSGVVGVAVHYDVGFRSEPKGRTGFAHLFEHLMFQGSESLPKLEHFRLVQSSGGIFNGSTHTDYTDYFEVLPAAALERGLFLEADRMRAPRITAENLANQVDVVSEEIRLNVLNRPYGGFPWIDLPPVLFDTFANAHNGYGDFVDLNAATVEDCADFFERFYTPANAVLTVCGDFEVPRATDLIHRHFDDVPYRPAPVRPSFAEPWPTTGRRAEKIDRLAPAPAFAVGWRLPDPVADLPGYLAHVLLGQVLSEGESSRLQSAVIAEAGLATEIWAGPGLMGGPLDARDPDVFVLGAVHAAEVPADRVIEAAAAQIALLADTGPTERERASAIARFTAGLYRENDSISARTRSIGSLELLHGRAELLGEIPGIMAQISVEEIASAAKSLDPAVGAVLTITPAAGE